The proteins below are encoded in one region of Geomonas ferrireducens:
- a CDS encoding chemotaxis protein CheW codes for MTTAGGEQSGVDLKRFNEVFFEECAENLAQMEQILISLGDREPDQEQMNAIFRAAHSIKGGAGIFGFDDMTVVTHVMESLLDRLRNHEIAFTPGMIDLFLEAGDAIAMQLAGHRDGKPVRQEVIDQVRARLQQTINGDSAQVPTSPASQTRTQAPSQGELPTSYLLAFTPEPEIFMRRVRMESIIAELAELAEAGTFRCEARLAEIPDFAGFDPECCITRWEFALVSRASRDQLADVFMFVADEDQLRIEEQPAERRSPAQDSPSEPALPVEGRRAYDRNETAPGAFGRRGTEAESSFRVNVTKVDQLVNQVGELLITQAMLSQVAGGLDPILHQSLQRGLAQLERNTRDLQASVMSIRLVPISIVFNRFPRLVREIAAKLGKQVELKTSGDSTELDRGLIEKISDPLTHLVRNALDHGLESPEKRTATGKNPVGTLQLSASQVGGRIVIDVIDDGAGLHRERILAKAAENGIPCSETMSDEEVWQLIFAPGFSTASEVTDLSGRGVGMDVVLKNVQAIGGRVQIASEAGKGVRVTISLPLTLAILDGLSVAVGGEKFIIPLNVVIESLQPKAEQLKTVNGREVVQVRGEYLPILKLHSMFNLETEVTEPCRGILVLVEADGERGAVMVDALLDEQQVVVKSIETNYRRVEGSAGATILGDGRVALILDLPELFMMHRQL; via the coding sequence ATGACGACTGCAGGCGGGGAACAAAGCGGCGTTGATCTGAAACGCTTCAACGAGGTGTTCTTCGAGGAGTGCGCGGAGAACCTGGCGCAGATGGAGCAGATCCTCATCTCGCTCGGGGACCGGGAACCGGACCAGGAGCAGATGAACGCCATCTTCCGTGCCGCCCACTCCATCAAGGGTGGCGCCGGCATCTTCGGCTTCGACGACATGACCGTGGTGACCCATGTCATGGAATCGCTGCTTGACCGGCTCAGGAACCACGAGATCGCCTTCACCCCCGGCATGATCGATCTCTTTCTGGAAGCCGGCGACGCCATCGCCATGCAACTAGCCGGTCACCGCGACGGGAAACCGGTGCGGCAGGAGGTGATCGACCAGGTGCGCGCCAGGCTGCAGCAGACCATAAATGGTGACTCGGCGCAGGTGCCCACCTCCCCCGCGTCCCAGACGCGGACACAGGCGCCGTCCCAGGGAGAGCTCCCGACAAGCTACCTTCTCGCCTTCACACCGGAGCCCGAAATCTTCATGAGGCGGGTCCGGATGGAGAGCATCATCGCCGAACTCGCCGAACTCGCCGAGGCGGGAACGTTCCGCTGCGAGGCGCGGCTCGCCGAAATCCCCGACTTCGCAGGATTCGACCCCGAGTGCTGCATCACCCGATGGGAGTTTGCCCTCGTCTCACGGGCAAGCAGGGACCAGCTCGCCGACGTCTTCATGTTCGTGGCGGACGAAGACCAGCTCCGGATCGAAGAGCAACCCGCGGAGCGCCGCTCCCCGGCGCAGGACTCGCCGAGCGAGCCCGCGCTCCCGGTCGAGGGTAGGCGTGCCTACGACCGCAACGAAACGGCTCCCGGCGCCTTCGGCAGGCGCGGCACCGAGGCGGAGTCATCGTTCAGGGTGAATGTCACCAAGGTGGACCAGTTGGTGAACCAGGTGGGGGAACTCCTCATCACCCAGGCGATGCTTAGCCAGGTCGCGGGGGGGCTCGACCCGATCCTGCACCAGTCGCTGCAGCGCGGACTCGCCCAGTTGGAGAGAAACACCCGGGACCTGCAGGCGAGCGTCATGTCGATCCGGCTCGTCCCGATCAGCATAGTCTTCAACCGCTTCCCGCGCCTTGTGCGTGAGATAGCGGCGAAGCTCGGCAAGCAGGTCGAGCTTAAGACCTCAGGCGACAGCACCGAACTCGACCGCGGCCTCATCGAGAAGATCTCCGACCCACTCACCCACCTCGTGCGCAACGCCCTCGACCACGGGCTGGAGAGCCCGGAGAAACGGACGGCGACCGGCAAAAATCCGGTCGGGACGCTGCAGCTCTCCGCCTCCCAGGTGGGGGGACGGATCGTGATCGACGTCATCGACGACGGAGCGGGGCTCCACCGGGAGAGGATACTCGCGAAGGCTGCGGAAAACGGCATCCCATGCTCGGAGACGATGAGCGACGAAGAGGTATGGCAGCTCATTTTCGCCCCAGGCTTCTCCACCGCGAGCGAGGTCACAGATCTCTCCGGGCGCGGCGTCGGGATGGACGTGGTGCTGAAAAACGTCCAGGCGATCGGCGGCCGGGTGCAGATCGCCTCCGAGGCGGGAAAAGGGGTGCGGGTGACCATCAGCCTCCCGCTTACCCTGGCCATCCTCGACGGGCTCTCGGTGGCGGTAGGGGGGGAAAAGTTCATCATCCCGCTCAACGTGGTGATCGAATCGCTGCAGCCGAAGGCGGAGCAGTTGAAGACGGTGAACGGGCGCGAGGTGGTCCAAGTGCGCGGGGAGTACCTCCCCATCCTGAAGCTGCACTCCATGTTCAACCTGGAGACCGAGGTGACCGAACCGTGCCGGGGGATCCTGGTGCTGGTGGAGGCGGACGGTGAGCGCGGGGCGGTCATGGTGGACGCCCTTTTGGACGAACAGCAGGTTGTGGTGAAGAGCATCGAGACCAATTACCGTCGGGTCGAAGGGAGCGCCGGGGCGACCATCCTCGGCGACGGGCGCGTTGCGCTTATCCTCGACCTCCCGGAGCTTTTCATGATGCACAGGCAGCTTTAA
- a CDS encoding STAS domain-containing protein yields MPKKGFVNDVNITLDGDCTMERVADLHALLAERCAALTGTPPSAAGVRVDLAQVTGIDACGCQLLALFLEQLRRLGIAACADGAGAEIRERIELLGFCTLFSGEHQQP; encoded by the coding sequence ATGCCAAAAAAAGGTTTTGTTAATGACGTAAACATCACACTGGACGGCGACTGCACCATGGAGCGGGTCGCCGACCTGCACGCGCTCCTCGCGGAGCGCTGCGCGGCCCTGACCGGGACGCCCCCCTCCGCGGCGGGGGTGCGCGTCGACTTGGCACAGGTGACCGGGATCGACGCCTGCGGCTGCCAGCTTCTCGCGCTCTTTCTGGAGCAGTTGAGACGCCTGGGCATCGCCGCCTGCGCGGACGGCGCCGGCGCCGAGATCCGGGAGCGGATCGAGCTCCTCGGTTTCTGCACCCTTTTTTCCGGAGAACACCAGCAACCGTAA
- a CDS encoding type II secretion system F family protein, which translates to MLYLISFTVFCTALFLCAALYGFLTRRSTVIQRLSAFLPAGDKGGTARESASGAWAGKLSRIGERVKLPKEENSRYRKALVAAGLRRDTLHAFIGSKLLLAVLLPLPYLLLAAAPGQDYFSVDTLLITSALAVFGYLLPSLWLKRRVKRRQEAIFHALPDLLDLVTLCVEAGLSMDAALLRASETPQFGKNPLTTEIRQVNMETRAGKPRMEALKDMAQRTMVDDLRSFATMLAQTERFGTGLGQALRTFSDDLRTRRRQMAEEEAAKTTVKLIFPLVFAIFPALLVVVLGPAMVQIAKVFK; encoded by the coding sequence ATGCTCTACCTCATCTCCTTCACCGTGTTCTGCACCGCGCTTTTTCTGTGCGCCGCCCTGTACGGCTTCCTCACCAGGCGGAGCACCGTCATCCAGCGTCTCTCCGCTTTTCTCCCGGCGGGGGATAAGGGGGGAACCGCAAGGGAGTCCGCATCGGGCGCTTGGGCCGGGAAACTGAGCCGCATCGGGGAACGGGTGAAACTCCCAAAGGAGGAGAATTCCCGTTACAGAAAGGCGCTGGTTGCTGCCGGTCTGCGCAGGGACACCCTGCACGCCTTCATCGGGAGCAAGCTGTTGCTCGCCGTATTACTGCCGCTTCCCTACCTGCTCCTGGCCGCCGCCCCCGGCCAAGACTATTTCAGCGTCGACACCCTGCTCATCACCTCCGCCTTGGCCGTTTTTGGATACCTCCTGCCTAGCTTATGGCTGAAGCGACGGGTCAAGCGCCGCCAGGAGGCGATATTCCACGCCCTGCCGGACCTGCTCGACCTGGTCACCCTCTGCGTTGAAGCGGGGCTCAGCATGGACGCGGCGCTACTCAGGGCCTCGGAGACCCCGCAGTTCGGCAAAAACCCGCTCACCACGGAGATCCGGCAGGTGAACATGGAAACCCGTGCGGGAAAACCCCGCATGGAGGCCCTCAAGGACATGGCGCAGCGGACCATGGTGGATGACCTGAGGTCCTTCGCCACCATGCTCGCCCAGACCGAGAGGTTCGGCACCGGGCTCGGCCAGGCGCTGCGCACCTTTTCCGACGACCTGAGGACCAGGCGGCGGCAGATGGCGGAGGAGGAGGCGGCGAAGACAACGGTAAAGCTCATCTTCCCGCTCGTGTTCGCCATTTTCCCGGCGCTGCTGGTGGTCGTCCTCGGGCCGGCGATGGTGCAGATAGCGAAGGTGTTCAAGTAA
- a CDS encoding type II secretion system F family protein, with amino-acid sequence MLIPIVTFVFLTALFTFGAACLYLVQRSASPRAELKKRLHQLAGTDRELPPELRARLTEQARRAGALVTRTSLARSIAKRLELAGMSIPPASVLAASAVTVVVAGAATALVTGKAACAAAAAAAVIGAMEIALRLRISHRRERFTELLPDALTMIARSLRAGHSLAVAVQLVAEEVPAPVGPLFRTAHEQQQFGLRMVDALTAMNERMESLDLRFFTTMVTINAEIGGNLSELLDKLAGTIRERLKIRRQVRVYTAQGRMSGYVLGALPLIAFLVFNSASPEYESALLKEPTGLIILVLAALLQLVGLAVIRKIINIRI; translated from the coding sequence ATGCTCATCCCCATCGTCACCTTCGTTTTTCTCACCGCCCTCTTCACCTTCGGCGCCGCCTGCCTCTACCTGGTTCAGAGAAGCGCCTCGCCGCGCGCGGAGCTGAAAAAGCGGCTGCATCAACTGGCAGGGACGGACCGGGAGCTCCCTCCGGAACTGCGGGCACGCCTTACCGAGCAGGCCCGCCGTGCCGGCGCCCTGGTGACCCGTACGTCTCTCGCACGCAGCATAGCCAAAAGGCTTGAGCTGGCGGGGATGTCAATCCCGCCCGCCTCGGTACTTGCGGCAAGTGCCGTGACCGTGGTCGTGGCGGGAGCGGCAACGGCGCTCGTGACGGGAAAGGCGGCGTGCGCAGCGGCGGCGGCAGCGGCCGTCATCGGCGCCATGGAGATCGCGCTTCGCTTGAGGATCTCGCACCGGCGCGAACGCTTCACCGAGCTCTTACCCGATGCACTCACCATGATCGCCCGCTCTCTCCGCGCCGGGCATTCCCTCGCCGTCGCGGTGCAGCTCGTGGCCGAGGAAGTCCCCGCGCCGGTAGGCCCCCTCTTTAGGACGGCGCACGAGCAGCAACAGTTCGGGCTTAGGATGGTAGACGCCCTCACCGCTATGAACGAACGGATGGAAAGCCTCGACCTCAGGTTCTTCACCACCATGGTGACCATCAACGCCGAGATCGGCGGCAACCTCTCCGAGCTTCTGGACAAGCTCGCCGGCACCATACGGGAGCGGCTGAAGATCAGGCGGCAGGTAAGGGTCTACACCGCACAGGGGAGGATGTCCGGCTACGTCCTGGGAGCCCTCCCCCTGATCGCCTTCCTGGTCTTCAACAGTGCCAGTCCCGAGTACGAGTCCGCGCTTTTGAAAGAGCCGACCGGTCTGATCATCCTGGTCCTCGCGGCACTGCTGCAGCTCGTCGGGCTTGCCGTCATCAGGAAGATCATCAACATCCGCATCTAG
- a CDS encoding CpaF family protein: MNVDARLPDGSRVNAIIPPLALDGPVLSIRRFGRDPLTMKDLVQLETVDERMAQLLEAAVQTRLNILVSGGTGTGKTTLLNVLSAFIPEGERVVTIEDSAELKLKQEHVVRLETRLPNLEGRGEVTSRDLLRNALRMRPDRIIIGEVRGAEALDLLQAMNTGHDGSLSTVHSNTTRDALSRLETMVLMSGVELPERAVKEQLASALNLVLQLVRFSDGTRKVVKLSEITGMEGNTIVMHDVMVFQQQGIDREGRVVGEFVTTGVRPLFAERFRLFGIELPQAMF, encoded by the coding sequence TTGAACGTCGATGCGAGGCTTCCCGACGGCTCCCGGGTCAACGCCATCATCCCCCCCCTTGCCTTGGACGGACCGGTCCTCTCCATCCGCCGCTTCGGACGCGACCCCCTCACCATGAAAGACCTGGTGCAACTGGAAACGGTCGACGAGCGCATGGCGCAACTGCTCGAGGCAGCGGTGCAAACGCGCCTCAACATCCTCGTCTCGGGCGGCACCGGAACCGGGAAGACCACCCTTTTGAACGTCCTTTCCGCCTTCATCCCGGAAGGGGAGCGGGTGGTGACCATCGAGGACTCGGCCGAGCTGAAGCTCAAGCAGGAACACGTGGTGCGCCTGGAGACGAGGCTGCCGAACCTCGAGGGACGGGGCGAGGTGACCTCGCGCGACCTTTTGCGCAACGCCCTCAGGATGCGGCCGGACCGGATCATCATCGGCGAGGTACGCGGCGCCGAGGCGCTCGACCTTTTGCAGGCGATGAACACGGGGCATGACGGCTCCCTCTCCACCGTCCACTCCAACACCACCCGCGACGCCCTCTCCCGTTTGGAAACCATGGTGCTCATGTCCGGCGTGGAGCTTCCCGAGCGGGCGGTGAAGGAGCAACTCGCCTCGGCCCTGAACCTCGTGCTGCAGCTCGTGCGCTTCTCCGACGGCACCCGCAAGGTGGTGAAGCTCTCGGAGATCACCGGGATGGAGGGGAACACCATCGTGATGCACGACGTGATGGTCTTCCAGCAGCAGGGGATCGACCGGGAGGGAAGGGTCGTCGGGGAGTTCGTCACCACCGGCGTCCGTCCCCTCTTCGCCGAACGATTCCGGCTTTTCGGCATCGAGCTCCCCCAGGCCATGTTCTAG
- a CDS encoding asparagine synthase-related protein produces the protein MALTREPSGSLASTFKEAKIRQWWGRLPGSSLRPRLLERLYPYVFRDPSRGRHFLREFFAVEPGQLDDPFFSHAVRWGGGARNLPFLSKGLREQLEGYDPREELVHLLPEGFAGRDLFSRAQVLEIELFLAGFLLSAQGDRVAMAHSVEMRHPFLDYRVIESAFRLPAHWKMRGLAEKYFLKRACRDLLPERILKRAKQPYRAPVRSLFTLAAADYVEELLSTSSLKASGYFDPERVGRLFRKVLTTPAGEFDNMALMGIVTTEILHRQFVAAASWKGVPVVHPDLVCAPLLRKKGRPRG, from the coding sequence ATGGCGTTGACCCGGGAGCCGTCGGGAAGCCTCGCATCGACGTTCAAGGAGGCGAAGATCAGGCAGTGGTGGGGGCGCCTTCCCGGCTCGTCGCTGCGCCCGCGCCTTCTCGAGCGGCTCTACCCTTACGTGTTCCGCGACCCTTCCCGCGGGCGCCACTTCCTGCGGGAGTTCTTCGCCGTAGAACCTGGGCAGCTGGACGATCCCTTCTTCTCGCACGCGGTGCGCTGGGGGGGAGGGGCGAGAAACCTTCCGTTCCTGTCGAAGGGTTTACGCGAGCAGCTCGAGGGGTACGATCCGCGCGAGGAACTTGTACACCTGCTCCCGGAGGGGTTCGCCGGGCGCGACCTCTTCAGCCGCGCCCAGGTCCTGGAGATCGAGCTATTCCTCGCGGGCTTTCTTCTCTCCGCACAGGGGGACCGCGTGGCCATGGCCCATTCGGTGGAGATGCGCCACCCCTTCCTAGATTACCGGGTGATCGAGTCCGCCTTCCGGCTTCCTGCGCACTGGAAAATGCGAGGGCTCGCCGAGAAGTACTTCCTGAAAAGGGCCTGTCGCGACCTTTTGCCCGAGAGGATCCTGAAAAGGGCGAAGCAGCCTTACCGTGCGCCGGTCCGCTCCCTTTTTACCCTGGCCGCGGCGGATTACGTGGAAGAGCTCCTGAGCACGTCGAGCCTTAAGGCGAGCGGCTACTTCGATCCGGAGCGGGTGGGGCGTCTTTTCCGCAAGGTGCTTACCACCCCGGCCGGTGAATTCGACAACATGGCCCTCATGGGGATCGTCACCACCGAAATCCTGCACCGCCAGTTCGTCGCCGCCGCCTCCTGGAAAGGGGTGCCTGTCGTGCATCCGGACCTCGTGTGCGCCCCACTTTTGCGGAAGAAGGGGCGCCCCCGTGGGTAA
- a CDS encoding class I adenylate-forming enzyme family protein, with protein sequence MNGCVHHFLENSASRRPDKVALVHDGERVTYRRLDRAASRLAAFLVERGVLPGDRIVLLLGNGVQYVASYYGILKAGAVAVPLNLQTRPEALARLCEELQPAGIIMEREGTLLRTPPQFLPSVRFVLFADAAAPAGEGGAWGWDQALKGEELPPEGSPIADTSLASIIYTSGSTGVPKGVMLSHANIVSNTRSIVEYLHLTEDDVQMVVLPFFYVMGKSLLNTHVAVGGTVVINNNFAYSATVLRQMAEEGVTGFSGVPSTYAYLLHRSPLASFRERLPALRYCTQAGGHMAREIKERLMQVLPAHTKLFVMYGATEAAARLTYVEPERLAEKIGSIGRAIPGVTVRVLGPAGEELSEGESGELVASGPNIMLGYWGDPEGTARVLDRNGYHTGDMGYRDGDGYLYVTGRKDHLLKVGGHRVDPQEIEDVLMSSGLLLETAVLGVDDALLGTRLVALAAPLEGAADHLALLAHCRAKLPRHKIPAEIRLVSLLPKHPSGKVDRASCLVICGAASSTTS encoded by the coding sequence ATGAACGGTTGCGTGCACCACTTCCTGGAAAACAGCGCGTCGCGCCGCCCGGACAAGGTGGCCCTCGTCCACGACGGCGAGCGGGTCACCTACCGCCGGCTCGATCGTGCCGCGTCCCGCCTGGCCGCCTTCCTGGTGGAGCGCGGCGTGCTGCCGGGAGACCGTATCGTCCTGCTTCTGGGCAACGGCGTCCAGTACGTGGCGAGCTACTACGGCATCCTGAAGGCAGGGGCGGTCGCGGTGCCGCTGAACCTTCAGACCAGGCCCGAGGCACTCGCACGTCTTTGCGAGGAACTGCAGCCTGCAGGCATCATCATGGAGCGGGAGGGCACCCTGCTGCGGACCCCGCCCCAATTTCTCCCTTCGGTCCGTTTCGTTCTCTTCGCCGACGCGGCGGCCCCTGCGGGGGAGGGGGGCGCCTGGGGGTGGGATCAGGCCCTGAAGGGGGAGGAACTCCCACCGGAAGGTAGTCCCATCGCCGATACCTCCCTCGCCAGCATCATCTACACCTCCGGCTCCACGGGGGTCCCTAAGGGGGTGATGCTTTCGCACGCGAACATCGTGAGCAACACCCGCTCCATCGTCGAATACCTGCATCTCACCGAGGACGACGTCCAGATGGTGGTGCTCCCCTTCTTCTACGTCATGGGGAAATCGCTCCTCAACACGCACGTCGCCGTGGGGGGTACGGTGGTGATCAACAACAACTTCGCCTACAGCGCCACGGTGCTGCGGCAGATGGCCGAGGAGGGGGTAACCGGCTTTTCCGGCGTCCCCTCCACCTACGCCTACCTTCTGCACCGCTCGCCGCTTGCCTCCTTCCGGGAGCGGCTCCCGGCCCTGCGCTACTGCACCCAGGCCGGAGGGCACATGGCGCGCGAGATCAAGGAGCGGCTCATGCAGGTCCTGCCGGCGCACACGAAGCTCTTCGTGATGTACGGGGCGACCGAGGCGGCGGCGCGCCTCACCTACGTCGAGCCGGAGCGGCTCGCCGAGAAGATCGGCTCCATCGGAAGAGCGATCCCCGGGGTGACGGTCCGCGTGCTCGGCCCGGCCGGCGAGGAGCTTTCCGAGGGAGAAAGCGGCGAACTGGTCGCCTCGGGCCCCAACATCATGCTGGGGTACTGGGGGGACCCGGAAGGAACGGCGCGCGTCCTCGACCGAAACGGCTACCACACCGGGGACATGGGTTACCGTGACGGCGACGGCTACCTCTACGTAACCGGCAGAAAGGACCACCTGCTCAAGGTGGGGGGGCACCGCGTCGACCCGCAGGAGATCGAGGATGTGCTCATGTCGAGCGGACTTTTGCTCGAGACGGCGGTGCTCGGTGTCGACGACGCCCTTTTGGGGACCCGGCTTGTCGCCCTTGCCGCGCCGCTTGAAGGGGCCGCGGACCACCTGGCGCTTTTAGCCCATTGCCGCGCGAAACTCCCGAGACACAAGATCCCCGCGGAGATACGGCTCGTTTCCCTGCTTCCCAAACACCCAAGCGGCAAGGTAGACCGGGCCTCCTGTCTGGTCATCTGCGGCGCGGCTTCATCGACCACCAGCTAG
- the nadE gene encoding NAD(+) synthase, whose product MTTATFSPEVLRLDPEREAERICARIRELMRREVKRGGMVVALSGGIDSSVTAALAVRALGARRVVGLEMPERHSAPETLALSGKLAATFGITTCVEDISGILHAVGCYEKYDQAVRQVVPGYGPGWSSKIVISAVTDKPRFTTFFLVTQDDKGEQRTVRLPLEPYLQIVAATNFKQRVRKMLEYYHADRLNFAVAGTPNRLEYDQGFFVKLGDGAADLKPIAHLYKSQVYQMAEYLGVPEEIRRRAPTTDTYSLAQGQDEFYFSLPYQQMDLCLWGKNHGVPAETVAPVLGLTPDQVRMVYEDIETKRRTTRYLHLPPLLMEEVGWL is encoded by the coding sequence ATGACGACAGCGACGTTTTCACCCGAGGTGCTCCGCCTCGACCCGGAACGGGAGGCGGAACGGATCTGTGCCAGGATCAGGGAACTGATGCGCAGGGAGGTCAAGCGGGGAGGGATGGTGGTGGCCCTTTCCGGCGGGATCGACAGCAGCGTGACCGCCGCACTCGCGGTCCGGGCGCTCGGTGCAAGGCGCGTGGTGGGGCTCGAGATGCCCGAGCGCCACTCCGCCCCGGAGACCCTTGCCTTGAGCGGGAAGCTCGCTGCTACCTTCGGGATAACGACCTGCGTGGAGGACATCTCCGGGATCCTGCACGCCGTCGGCTGCTACGAGAAGTACGACCAGGCGGTGCGCCAGGTGGTGCCGGGGTACGGACCCGGGTGGAGCTCGAAAATCGTCATCTCCGCGGTTACCGACAAGCCGCGCTTCACCACCTTCTTTCTCGTGACGCAGGACGACAAGGGGGAGCAGCGCACGGTGCGCCTCCCCCTGGAGCCCTACCTGCAGATCGTCGCCGCCACCAACTTCAAGCAGCGCGTGAGGAAGATGCTCGAGTACTACCACGCCGACCGGCTGAACTTCGCCGTCGCCGGCACGCCGAACCGGCTCGAGTACGACCAGGGTTTCTTCGTGAAGCTAGGCGACGGCGCCGCCGACCTGAAACCGATCGCGCACCTTTACAAGTCCCAGGTGTACCAAATGGCAGAGTACCTGGGCGTCCCCGAGGAGATCCGCCGCAGGGCCCCGACCACCGACACCTATTCCCTTGCCCAGGGGCAGGACGAGTTCTACTTCTCGCTCCCCTACCAACAGATGGATCTTTGCCTCTGGGGGAAAAACCACGGTGTCCCTGCCGAAACCGTCGCACCCGTACTCGGGCTCACCCCGGACCAGGTGCGCATGGTCTACGAGGATATCGAAACCAAGAGAAGGACCACCCGTTACCTGCACCTGCCGCCGCTGTTGATGGAAGAGGTGGGGTGGCTGTGA
- a CDS encoding acyl carrier protein, producing the protein MSVAEEIRNFVVDNFLFGDEAGLTDDSSFIREGIVDSTGILQLVTYLQERYQIAVDDEELTPENLDSVRRVAAFVEVKRGRAAVAGA; encoded by the coding sequence ATGAGCGTTGCCGAAGAGATCAGGAACTTCGTCGTGGACAACTTTTTGTTCGGGGATGAGGCGGGACTTACCGACGACAGCTCCTTCATCAGGGAAGGGATCGTCGACTCCACCGGCATCCTGCAACTGGTCACCTACCTCCAGGAGCGTTACCAGATCGCCGTGGACGACGAGGAACTCACCCCGGAGAACCTCGACTCGGTGCGCCGGGTGGCGGCTTTCGTGGAGGTGAAACGCGGCCGTGCCGCCGTCGCAGGGGCTTAA
- a CDS encoding acyltransferase has protein sequence MPPSQGLKGETMGMGILQRVLGKLAMVVPGGYTLRPWLQRLRGVRMGKNVWLSQLVYLDDQHPDQIVIGDNVTIGLRCTVFAHFYLGNRATEEAKGGVVIEDGAFIGPNCTILHGVTIGAGAVVVAGSVVTRNVPAGTLYGPPAAQPLARITHPLTNAGEVQYRKFLFGLKKL, from the coding sequence GTGCCGCCGTCGCAGGGGCTTAAGGGGGAGACCATGGGTATGGGGATCCTGCAGAGGGTGCTGGGAAAGCTCGCGATGGTGGTCCCGGGGGGATACACGTTGCGCCCGTGGCTACAGCGTCTGCGCGGGGTGCGCATGGGGAAAAACGTCTGGCTCAGCCAACTGGTCTACCTGGACGACCAGCACCCCGATCAGATCGTCATCGGTGACAACGTGACCATCGGCCTGCGCTGCACCGTGTTCGCCCACTTCTACCTCGGTAACCGCGCCACCGAGGAGGCGAAGGGCGGGGTGGTGATCGAGGACGGCGCCTTCATCGGACCCAACTGCACCATCCTGCATGGGGTCACCATCGGCGCGGGGGCGGTGGTCGTGGCGGGGAGCGTCGTCACGCGCAACGTCCCCGCCGGCACCCTCTACGGCCCCCCCGCCGCGCAACCACTCGCGCGCATCACCCACCCGCTGACCAACGCGGGGGAGGTCCAGTACCGCAAATTCCTCTTCGGGCTCAAAAAGCTCTAG
- a CDS encoding cytochrome c3 family protein, translating into MIRKNILAILLLAPLLFLKPAAAVAAEQPETVCIQCHGSMPDRLGAPVNLWRGSIHAENGISCNGCHGGDPKDAANAMSPQRGFLGAPKEKDIPAFCGRCHPGVYKDYLASAHGRALGAGGPTCVTCHSNHQVMKASLALINEKSCTRCHSFERAKAIRDAMSGTEARIVGISGRIAQFQVSGVDTEKMGKALFAVRNRFHTLFHDVDVNRVKNESAAINKELDKLDAALKVIDDEHARRRVVGGIAVAAALLLAILFHLMKKTYD; encoded by the coding sequence ATGATTCGGAAAAACATCCTGGCCATCCTGCTCCTAGCACCGCTTCTCTTCCTGAAACCGGCCGCAGCTGTCGCCGCGGAACAGCCGGAGACCGTCTGCATACAGTGTCACGGCTCCATGCCGGACCGGCTCGGTGCGCCGGTGAACCTCTGGCGCGGCAGCATCCACGCGGAAAACGGCATCTCCTGCAACGGCTGTCACGGCGGCGACCCGAAGGACGCGGCGAACGCCATGAGCCCGCAGCGCGGCTTTTTGGGGGCTCCCAAGGAGAAGGACATCCCCGCCTTTTGCGGGCGCTGTCACCCCGGCGTCTACAAGGATTACCTGGCCAGCGCCCACGGGCGCGCGCTCGGCGCGGGTGGACCGACCTGTGTTACCTGTCACAGCAACCATCAGGTGATGAAGGCGTCGCTCGCCCTCATCAACGAGAAAAGCTGCACCCGCTGCCACAGCTTCGAAAGGGCGAAGGCGATCCGGGACGCCATGAGCGGGACCGAGGCACGCATCGTCGGGATCTCGGGGAGGATCGCGCAGTTCCAGGTGAGCGGGGTGGATACCGAGAAGATGGGCAAGGCGCTCTTTGCGGTCAGAAACCGCTTCCACACCCTGTTCCACGACGTGGACGTGAATCGGGTGAAGAACGAGTCGGCGGCGATCAACAAGGAGCTCGACAAGCTGGACGCGGCGCTCAAGGTGATCGATGACGAGCATGCGCGCCGGCGCGTGGTGGGGGGGATCGCGGTGGCCGCAGCCCTCCTGCTCGCGATCCTGTTCCATCTGATGAAGAAGACCTACGACTAG